A section of the Platichthys flesus chromosome 22, fPlaFle2.1, whole genome shotgun sequence genome encodes:
- the LOC133933542 gene encoding histone H2B-like, whose protein sequence is MPDVAKPAPKKGSKKAVAKAPGKGGKKRRKSRKESYAIYVYKVLKQVHPDTGISSKAMGIMNSFVSDIFERIAGEASRLAHYNKRSTITSREIQTAVRLLLPGELAKHAVSEGTKAVTKYTSSK, encoded by the coding sequence ATGCCTGACGTAGCGAAGCCCGCGCCCAAGAAGGGCTCCAAGAAAGCGGTGGCGAAGGCCCCCGGTAAgggcggaaagaagaggagaaagtccaggaaggagagctacgccatctacgtgtacaaggtgctgaagcaggtccaccccgacactgggatctcctccaaggccatgggcatcatgaactccttcgtgagcgacatcttcgagcgcatcgccggtgaggcctctcgtctggctcattacaacaagcgctccaccatcacctccagggagattcagaccgccgtccgcctgctgctgcccggggagCTGGCTAAACACGCCGTGTCTGAGGGCACCAAGGCCGTGACCAAATACACCAGTTCCAAGTAA
- the LOC133933484 gene encoding histone H3, with the protein MARTKQTARKSTGGKAPRKQLATKAARKSAPATGGVKKPHRYRPGTVALREIRRYQKSTELLIRKLPFQRLVREIAQDFKTDLRFQSSAVMALQEASEAYLVGLFEDTNLCAIHAKRVTIMPKDIQLARRIRGERA; encoded by the coding sequence tggcaagaaccaagcagaccgcccgtaaatccaccggaggcaaagcccccaggaagcagctggccaccaaggctgcgcgtaagagcgccccggccaccggcggcgtgaagaagcctcaccgttacaggcccggcaccgtggctctgagagagatccgtcgctaccagaaatcgacggagctgctgatccgcaagctgcccttccagcgcctggtgagagaaatcgctcaggacttcaagaccgacctgcgcttccagagctccgctgtcatggctctgcaggaggccagcgaggcctacctggtcggcctgtttgaggacaccaacctgtgcgccatccacgccaagagggttaccatcatgcccaaggacatccagctggcccgccgcatccgcggagagagagcttaa